The following coding sequences lie in one Oncorhynchus kisutch isolate 150728-3 linkage group LG17, Okis_V2, whole genome shotgun sequence genomic window:
- the LOC109906978 gene encoding hyaluronidase-1 gives MAWTELELRARLRAGPHRALLPLLLQGLMLLTSPCLGGPPQPARTPLSPGQPFLVLWGIPNKACPGRPDPGAFGMEREGRVSMFYEDTLGKYPYYTNQDQPVNGGLPQHTRLDGHLQKTGEDLAAALPSIGYQGLGVLRWGQWSPQWGRNREKQGIYLEGSRALLRTFFPDWTTEEVEKWSQVDFEAASQSILMETLWEVRRLRPKALWGVTPYPNCYNSGPAQSLSNYTGRCPAAEMALNDELLWLWKCCSALYPTLTLEKLQGGTSGARLYTSNQIREALRVASLAGTAYDLPVFPLVRSVYTSTNTFLSEVDLVNTIGESAAMGAAGVVLWEKDQGVFSTRTQRACSELAAFVREVLGLYAVNVTTAARLCSVSLCQGRGRCVRRKPESSAYLHLPPSNFVMTQGKVEGVQATGQLDPGNLEAWKRDFQCQWYESLEGAVADEELPKDRAQGVLPPTLNSPLSSELNQETRPTLALSDHSGPSLKAPLLPLLLVLATALRLNTDLCLKL, from the exons ATGGCGTGGACTGAGCTGGAGCTCCGGGCCAGGCTCAGAGCTGGGCCACACAGGGCCCTACTACCACTCCTCCTCCAGGGATTGATGCTCCTTACATCCCCCTGCCTTGGTGGTCCCCCACAGCCGGCACGCACCCCTCTGTCACCAGGGCAGCCTTTTCTAGTACTATGGGGAATCCCCAACAAGGCGTGTCCTGGACGACCTGACCCAGGAGCctttgggatggagagagagggccgCGTGTCCATGTTTTATGAGGACACTCTGGGGAAGTACCCCTATTACACTAACCAGGACCAGCCGGTGAACGGAGGCCTTCCCCAACACACCAGACTGGATGGACACCTCCAGAAGACAGGGGAGGACCTGGCGGCAGCGCTACCATCAATAGGTTACCAGGGCCTGGGAGTACTGCGTTGGGGCCAGTGGTCCCCGCAGTGGGGAAGGAACCGTGAGAAACAGGGCATCTACCTGGAGGGCTCCAGGGCTCTGCTGAGGACCTTCTTCCCTGACTGGACcacggaggaggtggagaagtggTCTCAG GTGGACTTTGAGGCAGCGTCCCAGTCCATCCTCATGGAGACGCTGTGGGAGGTGAGGAGGCTCCGCCCCAAGGCTCTGTGGGGCGTGACCCCATATCCCAACTGCTACAACTCCGGCCCCGCCCAGTCGCTGTCCAATTACACGGGTCGCTGTCCCGCCGCCGAGATGGCGTTGAATGACGAGCTGCTGTGGCTCTGGAAATGCTGCTCTGCTCTCTACCCCACCCTCACACTAGAGAAGCTGCAGGGTGGGACCTCAGGGGCCAGACTGTACACTTCCAATCAGATCCGAGAGGCACTGAGAGTGGCAAGCTTGGCCGGGACCGCCTACGACCTTCCTGTGTTCCCATTGGTCAGGAGTGTCTATACATCGACCAATACTTTCCTGTCTGAG GTGGACCTGGTCAACACCATTGGTGAGAGTGCTGCCATGGGGGCAGCAGGGGTTGTCCTCTGGGAGAAAGATCAAGGTGTCTTCTCTACAAGGACTCAG AGAGCCTGCTCAGAGCTGGCCGCGTTTGTGCGTGAGGTCCTGGGCCTTTACGCCGTCAACGTGACCACGGCCGCCCGCCTGTGCAGCGTCTCCCTGTGCCAGGGGCGTGGCCGCTGCGTGCGCCGCAAACCCGAGAGCTCCGCCTACCTGCACTTGCCGCCCTCCAACTTCGTGATGACGCAGGGGAAGGTGGAGGGGGTGCAGGCCACAGGCCAGCTGGACCCTGGCAACCTGGAGGCCTGGAAGAGGGACTTCCAGTGCCAGTGGTATGAGTCCCTGGAGGGGGCAGTCGCCGACGAGGAGCTCCCCAAGGACAGGGCACAGGGAGTCCTTCCCCCCACGCTGAATTCCCCCTTGTCGAGTGAGCTGAACCAAGAGACCAGGCCCACCCTCGCTCTGTCAGACCACAGCGGACCATCACTCAAGGCACCTCTCCTACCTCTACTGCTGGTATTAGCCACAGCTCTACGCCTGAACACAGACTTATGCCTGAAGCTCTGA
- the borcs6 gene encoding BLOC-1-related complex subunit 6 → MSLFPVIGTDVPEAANGVDTPGSPGSCNVNGPYTHAPNTPAQLLKFGGRVPCPGQGSLDETENCVDGESACDGQENPIDTSHNSTTHSDTQQHSDMFPAHPSLPLATCTADTEPDPHEPPKDMSLTGPSQTSMPLNETLSGDLQHTGTPSKDTAPVGDTHSAAKKQSETKHTQPSSFCAVETEEEKEVEVEEEECEKDGKEQHAGNTQAEVSAELTEEPSAAAPSPSSVPAKGGESSGNSPCPPHVMAQVRVRNVPERERIVRGMQDSKSLDEISQACIGGARGGGRGGQPEGRRATISSALELEGTVSHDGDLTHFICRNLEQKIKMSSKPSLDCDCDSDCSGSISSRGRGSSSRRPVDIPPIDPAVLVDLQRHTEEVAHSVELMMRSLNGTIQNMTALSVGYIQTYRDSVDSLGESVDMSIKGMYTLMARCEELDRSMQPIHTLAAQIRDIKRTLDALEAICK, encoded by the exons ATGAGCCTCTTCCCTGTGATTGGCACAGATGTGCCGGAAGCAGCCAATGGGGTGGATACACCAGGCTCCCCTGGATCCTGTAATGTGAATGGCCCGTACACCCACGCCCCTAATACCCCTGCACAGCTCCTGAAGTTTGGGGGTAGGGTGCCCTGTCCTGGGCAGGGATCCCTTGATGAGACTGAGAACTGTGTGGATGGGGAGAGCGCATGCGATGGACAAGAAAACCCCATAGACACTTCTCACAACTCCACAACCCATtcagacacacagcaacacagcGACATGTTCCcagcccatccctccctcccccttgccACATGCACAGCAGACACAGAGCCAGACCCACACGAGCCCCCCAAAGACATGTCCCTCACTGGACCCTCCCAAACAAGTATGCCCCTAAACGAGACTCTGTCTGGAGACTTGCAGCACACAGGCACTCCATCCAAAGACACAGCCCCAGTGGGGGACACTCACAGTGCAGCTAAAAAGCAGTCCGAGACAAAGCACACACAGCCTTCTAGCTTCTGTGCTGTAGAAacagaggaggaaaaggaggtggaggtggaagaggaggagtgtgaaAAGGATGGCAAGGAGCAGCATGCAGGAAACACACAGGCTGAAGTCTCAGCTGAG CTTACAGAGGAGCCCTCGGCAGCAGCTCCCAGCCCCAGCTCTGTCCCAGCCAAGGGGGGGGAGTCGTCAGGCAACAGCCCTTGTCCGCCCCACGTCATGGCCCAGGTGCGCGTGCGGAACGTCCCAGAGCGGGAGCGCATCGTCCGGGGCATGCAGGACAGCAAGAGCCTGGACGAGATCAGCCAGGCATGCATCGGAGGGGCCCGGGGTGGGGGTCGGGGGGGCCAGCCAGAGGGCCGCAGGGCCACCATCTCCTCTGCCCTGGAGCTGGAGGGAACAGTCAGCCACGACGGGGACCTGACCCACTTCATCTGCCGCAACCTGGAGCAGAAGATCAAGATGAGCTCAAAGCCCAGCCTGGACTGTGACTGCGACT CGGACTGCTCGGGTTCCATCAGCAGTAGAGGTCGTGGGTCGTCGTCGCGGCGGCCGGTTGACATCCCTCCCATCGACCCTGCTGTCTTGGTGGAcctgcagagacacacagaggaagTCGCCCACAGTGTGGAGCTAATGATGCGCAGCCTCAACGGAACCATCCAGAAC ATGACAGCGCTGAGTGTGGGCTACATCCAGACCTATAGAGACTCTGTGGACAGCCTGGGGGAGTCTGTGGACATGAGCATAAAG gGAATGTACACACTGATGGCGCGCTGTGAGGAGCTGGACCGCTCTATGCAGCCCATCCACACTCTGGCCGCCCAGATCCGGGACATCAAGCGCACCCTGGATGCCCTTGAGGCCATCTGCAAGTAG